Proteins from one Setaria italica strain Yugu1 chromosome V, Setaria_italica_v2.0, whole genome shotgun sequence genomic window:
- the LOC101771906 gene encoding uncharacterized protein LOC101771906: protein MEGIIPFVFKVIAQYKEEEHASFGGLTSDSDEPSPVSSYVLLPGDSDGRHRDERNQQLCSTSVHAEAVTTCTARASPIRCSTLRRRA, encoded by the coding sequence ATGGAAGGCATCATCCCGTTCGTCTTCAAGGTCATAGCTCAGTACAAGGAAGAAGAGCATGCCTCCTTCGGCGGCTTGACCTCTGATTCCGACGAGCCCTCGCCGGTGTCGTCGTACGTGCTCCTGCCGGGAGATTCTGACGGCCGCCACCGCGACGAGAGGAACCAGCAGCTCTGCTCGACGTCCGTGCACGCCGAGGCCGTCACCACCTGCACCGCGCGGGCGTCTCCGATCCGATGCTCGACGCTGCGCCGGCGAGCTTAG